A genomic region of Equus caballus isolate H_3958 breed thoroughbred chromosome 1, TB-T2T, whole genome shotgun sequence contains the following coding sequences:
- the EFS gene encoding embryonal Fyn-associated substrate isoform X2, which yields MAVATSAQLARALYDNTAESPQELSFRRGDVLRVLQREGAGGLDGWCLCSLHGQQGIVPANRVKLLPAGPAPKPGISQVPPAQPGSPSPAPEHSNEDQEVYVVPPPARPCPTLGPPAGPCPPSPDPIYKVPRGNGTQLAAPGDALEVYDVPPAALRAPTSGPYDSPASFSRPVALVALRPPGEDEAPYDVPLAPKPPSELEPDLEWEGGREPGPPLYAAPSNLKRASALLNLYEAPEGLLADGEGGGTDEGIYDVPLLGPETPPSPEPPGASASNDQDTLALLLARSPPTPHRPRLPSAESLSRRPLPALPVPEAPSPSPAPSPAPGRKGSIQDRPLPPPPPRLSGFGGPKVEGDPEGEEVEDDPAGQHNEYEGIPLAEEYDYVHLKGMDKAQGSRPLDKAITGDPELLEGAPPEQQEALSPGEPLLLPARDLQLLHFYAGQCQSHYSALQAAVAALMASIQANQPPHLFVPHSKRVVVAAHRLVFVGDTLGRLAASAPLRAQVGAAGTALGQALQATVLAVKGAALGYPSGPPAQEMAQCVAELAGRALQFTTLLTSLAP from the exons GCCCAGCTGGCCCGGGCGCTCTATGACAACACTGCCGAGTCCCCCCAGGAGCTGTCCTTCCGTCGAGGGGACGTTCTACGGGTGCTGCAGAGGGAGGGCGCTGGCGGGCTGGACGGCTGGTGCCTGTGCTCCCTGCATGGCCAGCAGGGCATCGTGCCCGCCAACAGAGTGAAGCTCCTTCCTGCTGGCCCAGCACCCAAGCCCGGCATCTCCCAGgtacccccagcccagcctggctcACCATCTCCAGCCCCAGAGCACAGCAACGAGGACCAGGAG GTGTATGTGGTACCACCCCCAGCTCGGCCCTGTCCTACCTTAGGACCTCCAGCTGGACCCTGCCCGCCCTCCCCTGACCCCATCTACAAGGTCCCCAGAGGCAATGGGACCCAACTGGCTGCCCCTGGAGACGCCTTGGAG GTCTACGACGTGCCCCCCGCTGCCCTCCGAGCTCCCACCAGCGGCCCCTATGACTCCCCCGCCTCCTTTTCCCGCCCTGTGGCGCTGGTTGCCCTGCGGCCCCCCGGAGAGGACGAAGCTCCCTATGACGTGCCTCTGGCCCCGAAGCCCCCGTCAGAGCTGGAGCCGGATCTGGAGTGGGAGGGGGGCCGGGAACCAGGGCCCCCCCTCTACGCCGCCCCCTCCAACTTGAAACGGGCATCGGCCTTGCTCAACCTGTACGAAGCGCCTGAGGGACTGCTAGCAGACGGGGAAGGGGGGGGCACTGACGAGGGCATCTACGACGTGCCGCTGCTGGGGCCAGAGACACCCCCTTCTCCAGAGCCCCCAGGAGCCTCAGCCTCCAATGACCAGGACACTCTGGCCCTGCTTCTGGCCAGAagccccccaaccccacacaggCCGCGTTTGCCCTCAGCTGAGAGTCTGTCCCGCCgccctctgcctgccctgcctgTCCCTGAGGCCCCCAGCCCTTCCCCGGCTCCCTCGCCTGCTCCAGGCCGGAAGGGCAGCATCCAGGACcggcctctgcccccacccccgccccgcctgTCTGGCTTCGGGGGCCCCAAGGTGGAGGGGGATCCAGAGGGCGAGGAGGTGGAGGACGACCCAGCAGGACAGCACAATGAGTATGAGGGCATCCCGCTGGCCGAGGAGTACGACTACGTCCACCTGAAG GGCATGGATAAAGCTCAGGGATCCAGGCCCCTGGATAAGGCCATCACGGGGGATCCCGAACTGCTGGAGGGGGCGCCGCCAGAACAGCAG GAGGCCCTGTCCCCAGGGGAACCGCTGCTCCTGCCCGCCAGAGACCTCCAGCTACTGCATTTCTACGCAGGGCAATGCCAGAGCCACTACTCAGCCCTCCAGGCGGCCGTGGCGGCCCTGATGGCCAGCATCCAGGCCAACCAGCCCCCACACCTCTTCGTGCCCCACAGCAAGCGGGTGGTGGTGGCCGCTCACCGCCTGGTGTTTGTTGGGGACACCCTGGGCCGGCTGGCGGCCTCCGCCCCACTGCGAGCACAGGTCGGGGCTGCAGGAACAGCACTGGGCCAGGCATTGCAGGCCACCGTGCTGGCCGTCAAGGGGGCTGCCTTGGGCTACCCTTCAGGCCCCCCGGCCCAAGAGATGGCACAGTGTGTGGCAGAGCTGGCAGGGCGGGCCCTGCAATTCACCACCCTGCTCACCAGTCTGGCCCCCTGA
- the SLC22A17 gene encoding solute carrier family 22 member 17 isoform X2, with protein MGSSLSLAVPPGPLSFEALLAQVGALGGGQQLQLGLCCLPVLFVALGMASDPIFTLAPPLHCHYGGFAPNASGWEQPPNASGVSVASAALAASAASRVATSTDPSCSGFAPPDFNHCLKDWDYNGLPVLTTNAIGQWDLVCDLGWQVILEQILFILGFASGYLFLGYPADRFGRRGIVLLTLGLVGPCGVGGAAAGSSTGVMALRFLLGFLLAGVDLGVYLMRLELCDPTQRLRVALAGELVGVGGHFLFLGLALVSKDWRFLQRMITAPCILFLFYGWPGLFLESARWLIVKRQIEEAQSVLRILAERNRPHGQMLGEEAQEALQDLENTCPLPGTSSFSFASLLNYRNIWKNLLILGFTNFIAHAIRHCYQPVGGGGSPSDFYLCSLLASGTAALACVFLGVTVDRFGRRGILLLSMTLTGIASLVLLGLWDYLNEATITTFSVLGLFSSQAAGILSTLLAAEVIPTTVRGRGLGLIMALGALGGLSGPAQRLHMGHGAFLQHVVLAACALLCILSIMLLPETKRKLLPEVLRDGELCRRPSLLRQPPPNRCDHVPLLATPNPAL; from the exons ATGGGCAGCAGCCTGTCGCTGGCCGTGCCCCCCGGCCCCCTCAGCTTTGAGGCGCTGCTCGCCCAGGTGGGGGCGCTGGGCGGCGGCCAGCAGCTGCAGCTCGGCCTCTGCTGTCTGCCTGTGCTCTTCGTGGCGCTGGGCATGGCCTCGGACCCCATCTTCACGCTGGCGCCCCCACTGCACTGCCACTACGGGGGCTTTGCCCCCAATGCCTCTGGCTGGGAGCAGCCCCCCAACGCCAGCGGCGTCAGCGTCGCCAGCGCGGCCCTAGCAGCCAGCGCGGCCAGCCGCGTCGCCACCAGTACGGACCCCTCGTGCAGCGGCTTCGCCCCGCCGGACTTCAACCATTGCCTCAAGGACTGGGACTATAACGGCCTGCCCGTGCTCACCACCAACGCCATCGGCCAG TGGGATCTGGTTTGTGACctgggctggcaggtgatcctggagcaGATCCTCTTCATCTTGGGCTTTGCCTCCGGCTACCTATTCCTGGGCTACCCGGCGGACAG GTTTGGCCGTCGTGGGATCGTGCTGCTGACCTTGGGGCTGGTGGGCCCCTGTGGAGTAGGAGGGGCTGCTGCAGGCTCCTCCACAGGTGTCATGGCCCTCCGATTCCTCCTGGGCTTTCTGCTTGCCGGCGTTGACCTTGGTGTCTACCTGATGC GCCTGGAGCTGTGCGACCCAACCCAGAGGCTTCGGGTGGCCCTGGCAGGGgagttggtgggggtggggggacactTCCTGTTCCTGGGCCTGGCCCTTGTCTCTAAGGACTGGCGATTTCTGCAGCGAATGATCACCGCTCCCTGCATCCTCTTCCTGTTTTATGG CTGGCCTGGTCTGTTTCTGGAGTCCGCGCGGTGGCTAATAGTGAAGCGACAGATTGAGGAGGCCCAATCCGTGCTGAGAATCCTGGCTGAGCGGAACCGGCCCCATGGGCAGATGCTGggagaggaggcccaggaggCCCTGCAGG aCCTGGAGAACACCTGCCCTCTCCCTGGAACATCCTCCTTTTCCTTCGCTTCCCTTCTCAACTACCGCAACATCTGGAAAAATCTGCTTATCCTGGGCTTCACCAA CTTTATTGCCCATGCCATTCGCCACTGCTACCAgcctgtgggaggaggagggagcccatCGGACTTCTACCTGTGCTCCCTGCTGGCCAGCGGCACAGCAGCCCTGGCCTGCGTCTTCCTGGGGGTCACCGTGGACCGATTTGGCCGCCGGGGCATCCTGCTTCTCTCAATGACCCTCACTGGCATCGCGTCCCTGGTCCTGCTGGGCCTGTGGGATT ATCTGAATGAGGCCACCATCACCACTTTCTCTGTTCTCGGCCTCTTCTCCTCCCAAGCTGCCGGCATCCTTAGCACCCTCCTTGCTGCTGAAGTCATCCCTACCACTGTCCG GGGCCGAGGCCTGGGCCTGATCATGGCACTAGGGGCACTTGGAGGACTGAGTGGCCCAGCCCAGCGTCTCCACATGGGCCACGGAGCCTTCCTGCAGCATGTGGTGCTGGCAGCCTGTGCCCTCCTCTGCATCCTCAGCATCATGCTTCTGCCGGAGACCAAGCGCAAGCTCCTGCCCGAGGTGCTCCGGGATGGAGAGCTGTGCCGCCGGCCTTCTCTGCTGCGGCAGCCACCCCCTAACCGCTGTGACCACGTCCCGCTGCTTGCTACCCCCAACCCTGCCCTCTGA
- the EFS gene encoding embryonal Fyn-associated substrate isoform X1, with protein MAVATSRLPLDGGEGARPARVLSALLWAGTDGHWWLAGACDWEAQLARALYDNTAESPQELSFRRGDVLRVLQREGAGGLDGWCLCSLHGQQGIVPANRVKLLPAGPAPKPGISQVPPAQPGSPSPAPEHSNEDQEVYVVPPPARPCPTLGPPAGPCPPSPDPIYKVPRGNGTQLAAPGDALEVYDVPPAALRAPTSGPYDSPASFSRPVALVALRPPGEDEAPYDVPLAPKPPSELEPDLEWEGGREPGPPLYAAPSNLKRASALLNLYEAPEGLLADGEGGGTDEGIYDVPLLGPETPPSPEPPGASASNDQDTLALLLARSPPTPHRPRLPSAESLSRRPLPALPVPEAPSPSPAPSPAPGRKGSIQDRPLPPPPPRLSGFGGPKVEGDPEGEEVEDDPAGQHNEYEGIPLAEEYDYVHLKGMDKAQGSRPLDKAITGDPELLEGAPPEQQEALSPGEPLLLPARDLQLLHFYAGQCQSHYSALQAAVAALMASIQANQPPHLFVPHSKRVVVAAHRLVFVGDTLGRLAASAPLRAQVGAAGTALGQALQATVLAVKGAALGYPSGPPAQEMAQCVAELAGRALQFTTLLTSLAP; from the exons GCCCAGCTGGCCCGGGCGCTCTATGACAACACTGCCGAGTCCCCCCAGGAGCTGTCCTTCCGTCGAGGGGACGTTCTACGGGTGCTGCAGAGGGAGGGCGCTGGCGGGCTGGACGGCTGGTGCCTGTGCTCCCTGCATGGCCAGCAGGGCATCGTGCCCGCCAACAGAGTGAAGCTCCTTCCTGCTGGCCCAGCACCCAAGCCCGGCATCTCCCAGgtacccccagcccagcctggctcACCATCTCCAGCCCCAGAGCACAGCAACGAGGACCAGGAG GTGTATGTGGTACCACCCCCAGCTCGGCCCTGTCCTACCTTAGGACCTCCAGCTGGACCCTGCCCGCCCTCCCCTGACCCCATCTACAAGGTCCCCAGAGGCAATGGGACCCAACTGGCTGCCCCTGGAGACGCCTTGGAG GTCTACGACGTGCCCCCCGCTGCCCTCCGAGCTCCCACCAGCGGCCCCTATGACTCCCCCGCCTCCTTTTCCCGCCCTGTGGCGCTGGTTGCCCTGCGGCCCCCCGGAGAGGACGAAGCTCCCTATGACGTGCCTCTGGCCCCGAAGCCCCCGTCAGAGCTGGAGCCGGATCTGGAGTGGGAGGGGGGCCGGGAACCAGGGCCCCCCCTCTACGCCGCCCCCTCCAACTTGAAACGGGCATCGGCCTTGCTCAACCTGTACGAAGCGCCTGAGGGACTGCTAGCAGACGGGGAAGGGGGGGGCACTGACGAGGGCATCTACGACGTGCCGCTGCTGGGGCCAGAGACACCCCCTTCTCCAGAGCCCCCAGGAGCCTCAGCCTCCAATGACCAGGACACTCTGGCCCTGCTTCTGGCCAGAagccccccaaccccacacaggCCGCGTTTGCCCTCAGCTGAGAGTCTGTCCCGCCgccctctgcctgccctgcctgTCCCTGAGGCCCCCAGCCCTTCCCCGGCTCCCTCGCCTGCTCCAGGCCGGAAGGGCAGCATCCAGGACcggcctctgcccccacccccgccccgcctgTCTGGCTTCGGGGGCCCCAAGGTGGAGGGGGATCCAGAGGGCGAGGAGGTGGAGGACGACCCAGCAGGACAGCACAATGAGTATGAGGGCATCCCGCTGGCCGAGGAGTACGACTACGTCCACCTGAAG GGCATGGATAAAGCTCAGGGATCCAGGCCCCTGGATAAGGCCATCACGGGGGATCCCGAACTGCTGGAGGGGGCGCCGCCAGAACAGCAG GAGGCCCTGTCCCCAGGGGAACCGCTGCTCCTGCCCGCCAGAGACCTCCAGCTACTGCATTTCTACGCAGGGCAATGCCAGAGCCACTACTCAGCCCTCCAGGCGGCCGTGGCGGCCCTGATGGCCAGCATCCAGGCCAACCAGCCCCCACACCTCTTCGTGCCCCACAGCAAGCGGGTGGTGGTGGCCGCTCACCGCCTGGTGTTTGTTGGGGACACCCTGGGCCGGCTGGCGGCCTCCGCCCCACTGCGAGCACAGGTCGGGGCTGCAGGAACAGCACTGGGCCAGGCATTGCAGGCCACCGTGCTGGCCGTCAAGGGGGCTGCCTTGGGCTACCCTTCAGGCCCCCCGGCCCAAGAGATGGCACAGTGTGTGGCAGAGCTGGCAGGGCGGGCCCTGCAATTCACCACCCTGCTCACCAGTCTGGCCCCCTGA
- the SLC22A17 gene encoding solute carrier family 22 member 17 isoform X3 produces MGSSLSLAVPPGPLSFEALLAQVGALGGGQQLQLGLCCLPVLFVALGMASDPIFTLAPPLHCHYGGFAPNASGWEQPPNASGVSVASAALAASAASRVATSTDPSCSGFAPPDFNHCLKDWDYNGLPVLTTNAIGQWDLVCDLGWQVILEQILFILGFASGYLFLGYPADRFGRRGIVLLTLGLVGPCGVGGAAAGSSTGVMALRFLLGFLLAGVDLGVYLMRLELCDPTQRLRVALAGELVGVGGHFLFLGLALVSKDWRFLQRMITAPCILFLFYGWPGLFLESARWLIVKRQIEEAQSVLRILAERNRPHGQMLGEEAQEALQDLNEATITTFSVLGLFSSQAAGILSTLLAAEVIPTTVRGRGLGLIMALGALGGLSGPAQRLHMGHGAFLQHVVLAACALLCILSIMLLPETKRKLLPEVLRDGELCRRPSLLRQPPPNRCDHVPLLATPNPAL; encoded by the exons ATGGGCAGCAGCCTGTCGCTGGCCGTGCCCCCCGGCCCCCTCAGCTTTGAGGCGCTGCTCGCCCAGGTGGGGGCGCTGGGCGGCGGCCAGCAGCTGCAGCTCGGCCTCTGCTGTCTGCCTGTGCTCTTCGTGGCGCTGGGCATGGCCTCGGACCCCATCTTCACGCTGGCGCCCCCACTGCACTGCCACTACGGGGGCTTTGCCCCCAATGCCTCTGGCTGGGAGCAGCCCCCCAACGCCAGCGGCGTCAGCGTCGCCAGCGCGGCCCTAGCAGCCAGCGCGGCCAGCCGCGTCGCCACCAGTACGGACCCCTCGTGCAGCGGCTTCGCCCCGCCGGACTTCAACCATTGCCTCAAGGACTGGGACTATAACGGCCTGCCCGTGCTCACCACCAACGCCATCGGCCAG TGGGATCTGGTTTGTGACctgggctggcaggtgatcctggagcaGATCCTCTTCATCTTGGGCTTTGCCTCCGGCTACCTATTCCTGGGCTACCCGGCGGACAG GTTTGGCCGTCGTGGGATCGTGCTGCTGACCTTGGGGCTGGTGGGCCCCTGTGGAGTAGGAGGGGCTGCTGCAGGCTCCTCCACAGGTGTCATGGCCCTCCGATTCCTCCTGGGCTTTCTGCTTGCCGGCGTTGACCTTGGTGTCTACCTGATGC GCCTGGAGCTGTGCGACCCAACCCAGAGGCTTCGGGTGGCCCTGGCAGGGgagttggtgggggtggggggacactTCCTGTTCCTGGGCCTGGCCCTTGTCTCTAAGGACTGGCGATTTCTGCAGCGAATGATCACCGCTCCCTGCATCCTCTTCCTGTTTTATGG CTGGCCTGGTCTGTTTCTGGAGTCCGCGCGGTGGCTAATAGTGAAGCGACAGATTGAGGAGGCCCAATCCGTGCTGAGAATCCTGGCTGAGCGGAACCGGCCCCATGGGCAGATGCTGggagaggaggcccaggaggCCCTGCAGG ATCTGAATGAGGCCACCATCACCACTTTCTCTGTTCTCGGCCTCTTCTCCTCCCAAGCTGCCGGCATCCTTAGCACCCTCCTTGCTGCTGAAGTCATCCCTACCACTGTCCG GGGCCGAGGCCTGGGCCTGATCATGGCACTAGGGGCACTTGGAGGACTGAGTGGCCCAGCCCAGCGTCTCCACATGGGCCACGGAGCCTTCCTGCAGCATGTGGTGCTGGCAGCCTGTGCCCTCCTCTGCATCCTCAGCATCATGCTTCTGCCGGAGACCAAGCGCAAGCTCCTGCCCGAGGTGCTCCGGGATGGAGAGCTGTGCCGCCGGCCTTCTCTGCTGCGGCAGCCACCCCCTAACCGCTGTGACCACGTCCCGCTGCTTGCTACCCCCAACCCTGCCCTCTGA
- the SLC22A17 gene encoding solute carrier family 22 member 17 isoform X1 has protein sequence MGSSLSLAVPPGPLSFEALLAQVGALGGGQQLQLGLCCLPVLFVALGMASDPIFTLAPPLHCHYGGFAPNASGWEQPPNASGVSVASAALAASAASRVATSTDPSCSGFAPPDFNHCLKDWDYNGLPVLTTNAIGQWDLVCDLGWQVILEQILFILGFASGYLFLGYPADRFGRRGIVLLTLGLVGPCGVGGAAAGSSTGVMALRFLLGFLLAGVDLGVYLMRLELCDPTQRLRVALAGELVGVGGHFLFLGLALVSKDWRFLQRMITAPCILFLFYGWPGLFLESARWLIVKRQIEEAQSVLRILAERNRPHGQMLGEEAQEALQDLENTCPLPGTSSFSFASLLNYRNIWKNLLILGFTNFIAHAIRHCYQPVGGGGSPSDFYLCSLLASGTAALACVFLGVTVDRFGRRGILLLSMTLTGIASLVLLGLWDCEHPPFSTVWAQQRNPSRDLNEATITTFSVLGLFSSQAAGILSTLLAAEVIPTTVRGRGLGLIMALGALGGLSGPAQRLHMGHGAFLQHVVLAACALLCILSIMLLPETKRKLLPEVLRDGELCRRPSLLRQPPPNRCDHVPLLATPNPAL, from the exons ATGGGCAGCAGCCTGTCGCTGGCCGTGCCCCCCGGCCCCCTCAGCTTTGAGGCGCTGCTCGCCCAGGTGGGGGCGCTGGGCGGCGGCCAGCAGCTGCAGCTCGGCCTCTGCTGTCTGCCTGTGCTCTTCGTGGCGCTGGGCATGGCCTCGGACCCCATCTTCACGCTGGCGCCCCCACTGCACTGCCACTACGGGGGCTTTGCCCCCAATGCCTCTGGCTGGGAGCAGCCCCCCAACGCCAGCGGCGTCAGCGTCGCCAGCGCGGCCCTAGCAGCCAGCGCGGCCAGCCGCGTCGCCACCAGTACGGACCCCTCGTGCAGCGGCTTCGCCCCGCCGGACTTCAACCATTGCCTCAAGGACTGGGACTATAACGGCCTGCCCGTGCTCACCACCAACGCCATCGGCCAG TGGGATCTGGTTTGTGACctgggctggcaggtgatcctggagcaGATCCTCTTCATCTTGGGCTTTGCCTCCGGCTACCTATTCCTGGGCTACCCGGCGGACAG GTTTGGCCGTCGTGGGATCGTGCTGCTGACCTTGGGGCTGGTGGGCCCCTGTGGAGTAGGAGGGGCTGCTGCAGGCTCCTCCACAGGTGTCATGGCCCTCCGATTCCTCCTGGGCTTTCTGCTTGCCGGCGTTGACCTTGGTGTCTACCTGATGC GCCTGGAGCTGTGCGACCCAACCCAGAGGCTTCGGGTGGCCCTGGCAGGGgagttggtgggggtggggggacactTCCTGTTCCTGGGCCTGGCCCTTGTCTCTAAGGACTGGCGATTTCTGCAGCGAATGATCACCGCTCCCTGCATCCTCTTCCTGTTTTATGG CTGGCCTGGTCTGTTTCTGGAGTCCGCGCGGTGGCTAATAGTGAAGCGACAGATTGAGGAGGCCCAATCCGTGCTGAGAATCCTGGCTGAGCGGAACCGGCCCCATGGGCAGATGCTGggagaggaggcccaggaggCCCTGCAGG aCCTGGAGAACACCTGCCCTCTCCCTGGAACATCCTCCTTTTCCTTCGCTTCCCTTCTCAACTACCGCAACATCTGGAAAAATCTGCTTATCCTGGGCTTCACCAA CTTTATTGCCCATGCCATTCGCCACTGCTACCAgcctgtgggaggaggagggagcccatCGGACTTCTACCTGTGCTCCCTGCTGGCCAGCGGCACAGCAGCCCTGGCCTGCGTCTTCCTGGGGGTCACCGTGGACCGATTTGGCCGCCGGGGCATCCTGCTTCTCTCAATGACCCTCACTGGCATCGCGTCCCTGGTCCTGCTGGGCCTGTGGGATTGTGAGCATCCTCCCTTCTCCACAGTGTGGGCTCAGCAAAGGAACCCCAGCAGAG ATCTGAATGAGGCCACCATCACCACTTTCTCTGTTCTCGGCCTCTTCTCCTCCCAAGCTGCCGGCATCCTTAGCACCCTCCTTGCTGCTGAAGTCATCCCTACCACTGTCCG GGGCCGAGGCCTGGGCCTGATCATGGCACTAGGGGCACTTGGAGGACTGAGTGGCCCAGCCCAGCGTCTCCACATGGGCCACGGAGCCTTCCTGCAGCATGTGGTGCTGGCAGCCTGTGCCCTCCTCTGCATCCTCAGCATCATGCTTCTGCCGGAGACCAAGCGCAAGCTCCTGCCCGAGGTGCTCCGGGATGGAGAGCTGTGCCGCCGGCCTTCTCTGCTGCGGCAGCCACCCCCTAACCGCTGTGACCACGTCCCGCTGCTTGCTACCCCCAACCCTGCCCTCTGA